From the genome of Arthrobacter sp. Marseille-P9274:
CGATCGACGGCAACGCGACCATCATGGCGCCGCTCCTCCCGGCTGCCGTTGTGGCGCTGAAGCAGCAGCCCGTGCACCTTCATGACCCGGTAGACCCGCTTGGGATTGGGCGCTGTGCGCCCGATCCTGGCAGCCTGGCGGCGCAGAAGGGCGTGGACCCGGCGATAACCGTAGGTGGGCAGATCGGCGATCAGCGCCCGGATGTCGCTGACCAAGTCGGTATCCGGTAGAGGCGGTCGACCTCGCCGACGTGTAGGCGACCGGTTGTGCATGGCTGACAGGTGCTGGCGGCTGACGCCCAACGCCTCGGCCACCGCGCTCACCGGTCGTCCCCTGGCAACGAGATCGAGCGCAAGAGGAGTTTTTTTGGGCCTGCGGCCCGGGAGACGGCCTCCCGCAGTATCTCGGCTTCCATAGTCTTCTTGCCCAGCAGGCGCTGCAGCTCGGCGACCTGGTTCTGCAGCGACCGGTACTCGGAGGCGGGCACCACCTCCTCGCCGGCACCGGCGGCAGTCAGCGCACCCTGCGCAACCAGCCTGCGCCAGGTGAAGATCTGGCTGCCACTGATGCCATGCTGCCGGGCTACCAGCGACACGTTCATGCCCGGCAGATACGTCTCCTCGACGATCCGGACCTTTTCCTCCGGGGTCCAGCGCCTCCGGCGCTGAACCCCGGAGAGGACCTCGCCGCCATTGTAGCGCCTAGTCGTATGCTCAGTCATATGGCTCACTCTTATCTAAGAGCGAGACCCTGTCAGGTCATTTCGGGGGCCAACTCA
Proteins encoded in this window:
- a CDS encoding IS3 family transposase (programmed frameshift), with the translated sequence MTEHTTRRYNGGEVLSGVQRRRRWTPEEKVRIVEETYLPGMNVSLVARQHGISGSQIFTWRRLVAQGALTAAGAGEEVVPASEYRSLQNQVAELQRLLGKKTMEAEILREAVSRAAGPKKTPLALDLVARGRPVSAVAEALGVSRQHLSAMHNRSPTRRRGRPPLPDTDLVSDIRALIADLPTYGYRRVHALLRRQAARIGRTAPNPKRVYRVMKVHGLLLQRHNGSREERRHDGRVAVDRRNTRWCSDALEIACDNGEKVRVAFALDCCDREAMGHVATTGGITAEDIRDLMVATVEHRFGPVNRLASPIEWLSDNGSPYVAHDTRRFARDIGLVPRTTPVSSPQSNGMAEAFVRTLKRDYVRVNPTPDARTVIEQLPRWLTHYNEVHPHKALGYRSPREYITQTREASSGN